In the genome of Magnolia sinica isolate HGM2019 chromosome 2, MsV1, whole genome shotgun sequence, one region contains:
- the LOC131232883 gene encoding probable protein phosphatase 2C 62 isoform X3, producing the protein MADIFSTFLDLRSVNSLCFHALYIPCKISPKSYGPNRISPLLRPPTQRRSSVHQILAKPSLPSDLHLISTIERPDGSFVFRFGNPTDEKAGIDDVKVEIGSGVAASNVADTVEEAESSDGTVKKDCPKEIGEESADGNFEMEMIATGIDENLKEENRLDLERMQSTPSLTEFSKIPQEEETLDPKSDHEDVRSSADSMLVEALNEDQLELVEKIREDPADEASVDGKGNVLLSDGDGSKILEALNDDPLELAEKIADVTEASVASSTAAERGPVESVNDDILELSEKIQDDSMLLEVSASVEPDLVEAVSIDELKMAEKIQGDIGVLEVSAAAELDSVETLNNDVLEFPEKIQDDNQDLELSITAELNLVEAQSDGVLVLLDKMHDNMETSEVSTSAELDPVEALNNDVLELPEKILGSTMVLEVSAAPEFDGVEALSDNLVESQEKLQGHTEMLEVSTAAESNPVEALNNDVFELPEKIQDNTGALEASSATEVNLVKAPNDDISETVEKVEDGTKALEMSAAADPGPVRDVESDHESVESSIMLEEMSSSHLQAAHTRGDENNGSVQVADSTLTQIQDVTSAFDPKGETEISLPSSFLSSGVAILPHPSKALTGGEDAYFVACKNWLGVADGVGQWSLEGINAGLYAQELMDNCARLVAECQGVQRTEPDQILIQSAAEASSPGSSTILVAYFDGQRYRIDLNEGDVIVTATDGLFDNLYKEEIALIVSRSVRAGLRPKEIAEMMARRAHQVGKSQSVRSPFADAAKAAGYTAYSGGKLDDVTVVVSLVQTSKC; encoded by the exons ATGGCAGATATCTTCTCCACATTTCTCGATCTCCGCTCCGTTAATTCATTATGTTTCCACGCCCTCTACATCCCCTGTAAGATCTCTCCGAAGTCGTACGGACCCAATCGGATATCTCCCCTCCTCCGACCGCCGACCCAAAGGAGATCCTCCGTTCATCAGATCCTTGCGAAACCCTCACTTCCATCCGACCTCCACCTCATCTCGACCATCG AGCGTCCTGATGGCAGCTTCGTGTTCCGGTTTGGAAACCCGACGGATGAGAAAGCTGGTATTGATGATGTTAAGGTTGAGATAGGCAGTGGAGTCGCGGCTTCTAATGTTGCTGATACTGTCGAGGAAGCGGAGTCGTCTGATGGAACAGTCAAAAAAGATTGTCCGAAGGAAATTGGTGAGGAATCTGCCGATGGAAACTTCGAGATGGAGATGATTGCCACCGGAATTGATGAAAATTTGAAAGAAGAGAACCGTCTGGATTTGGAGAGAATGCAGAGCACACCTTCTTTGACAGAATTCAGTAAAATTCCACAAGAAGAGGAAACTTTGGATCCTAAGAGTGACCATGAAGATGTTCGAAGTAGTGCTGATAGTATGTTGGTGGAAGCACTGAATGAAGATCAATTGGAATTGGTGGAGAAGATTCGAGAGGATCCTGCTGATGAAGCATCGGTGGATGGTAAAGGGAATGTTCTTCTTTCAGATGGTGATGGCAGTAAAATATTGGAAGCTCTAAATGATGACCCATTGGAATTAGCAGAGAAGATTGCAGATGTTACTGAAGCGTCAGTAGCATCTTCGACTGCTGCTGAGCGGGGCCCAGTGGAAAGTGTGAATGATGACATTCTAGAATTATCAGAGAAGATACAAGATGATTCTATGCTATTGGAAGTATCTGCTTCTGTAGAACCTGATCTGGTGGAAGCTGTGAGTATTGATGAATTGAAAATGGCAGAGAAGATTCAAGGTGATATTGGGGTGTTGGAAGTGTCTGCTGCTGCAGAACTTGACTCTGTGGAAACCCTGAATAATGATGTATTGGAATTTCCGGAGAAGATACAGGATGATAATCAGGATTTGGAATTGTCTATTACTGCAGAGCTCAACCTGGTGGAAGCTCAGAGCGATGGTGTGTTGGTATTGCTGGACAAGATGCATGACAATATGGAGACATCGGAAGTATCTACTTCTGCAGAGCTCGATCCTGTAGAAGCCCTGAACAATGATGTGTTGGAATTGCCAGAGAAAATTCTAGGCAGTACTATGGTATTGGAAGTATCTGCTGCTCCAGAGTTCGACGGGGTGGAAGCTCTGAGTGACAATTTAGTGGAATCGCAAGAGAAGCTGCAAGGCCATACTGAGATGCTGGAAGTATCTACTGCTGCAGAATCCAACCCAGTAGAAGCCCTGAATAATGATGTCTTTGAATTGCCAGAGAAGATTCAAGATAATACTGGGGCATTGGAAGCTTCTTCTGCTACAGAGGTCAACCTTGTGAAAGCCCCAAATGATGATATATCGGAAACAGTGGAGAAGGTTGAAGATGGAACTAAAGCTTTGGAAATGTCTGCTGCAGCAGATCCTGGCCCTGTTCGGGATGTAGAATCAGATCATGAATCTGTTGAAAGCTCAATAATG ttaGAGGAGATGAGTTCATCTCATCTTCAGGCAGCACACACTAGAGGGGATGAAAACAATGGGAGTGTACAAGTGGCAGATTCAACACTTACACAGATTCAAGATGTGACCAGTGCTTTTGATCCTAAAGG GGAAACAGAGATATCTCTACCGAGTTCTTTCCTTTCTTCAGGGGTCGCTATATTACCACATCCTTCTAAG GCATTGACAGGTGGGGAGGATGCTTATTTTGTGGCATGTAAGAACTGGTTAGGTGTAGCTGATGGAGTTGGTCAATGGTCACTAGAAG GGATCAATGCAGGATTGTATGCTCAAGAACTGATGGACAATTGTGCAAGGTTAGTAGCAGAATGTCAAGGAGTTCAACGAACTGAACCAGACCAAATCCTCATTCAAAGCGCTGCAGAAGCAAGTTCTCCTGGCTCATCTACAATACTGGTTGCTTATTTTGATGGCCAG CGCTATAGGATCGATTTAAATGAAGGTGATGTAATTGTCACTGCAACGGATGGCCTTTTTGACAATCTATACAAGGAAGAAATAGCTTTAATTGTCTCCAGATCAGTGCGAGCTGGACTGAGACCAAAG GAAATAGCAGAGATGATGGCAAGGAGGGCGCATCAGGTAGGGAAGTCACAGTCTGTAAGAAGTCCTTTTGCGGATGCAGCCAAAGCAGCCGGTTACACCGCATATAGTGGCGGCAAGCTGGATGATGTGACCGTTGTTGTTTCTCTTGTTCAAACCTCCAAATGCTAG
- the LOC131232883 gene encoding probable protein phosphatase 2C 62 isoform X1 has translation MADIFSTFLDLRSVNSLCFHALYIPCKISPKSYGPNRISPLLRPPTQRRSSVHQILAKPSLPSDLHLISTIERPDGSFVFRFGNPTDEKAGIDDVKVEIGSGVAASNVADTVEEAESSDGTVKKDCPKEIGEESADGNFEMEMIATGIDENLKEENRLDLERMQSTPSLTEFSKIPQEEETLDPKSDHEDVRSSADSMLVEALNEDQLELVEKIREDPADEASVDGKGNVLLSDGDGSKILEALNDDPLELAEKIADVTEASVASSTAAERGPVESVNDDILELSEKIQDDSMLLEVSASVEPDLVEAVSIDELKMAEKIQGDIGVLEVSAAAELDSVETLNNDVLEFPEKIQDDNQDLELSITAELNLVEAQSDGVLVLLDKMHDNMETSEVSTSAELDPVEALNNDVLELPEKILGSTMVLEVSAAPEFDGVEALSDNLVESQEKLQGHTEMLEVSTAAESNPVEALNNDVFELPEKIQDNTGALEASSATEVNLVKAPNDDISETVEKVEDGTKALEMSAAADPGPVRDVESDHESVESSIMLEEMSSSHLQAAHTRGDENNGSVQVADSTLTQIQDVTSAFDPKGETEISLPSSFLSSGVAILPHPSKALTGGEDAYFVACKNWLGVADGVGQWSLEGINAGLYAQELMDNCARLVAECQGVQRTEPDQILIQSAAEASSPGSSTILVAYFDGQALHVANIGDSGFIIIRNNEVFKRSSPMVYEFNFPVQIEKGGNPSKFIERYRIDLNEGDVIVTATDGLFDNLYKEEIALIVSRSVRAGLRPKEIAEMMARRAHQVGKSQSVRSPFADAAKAAGYTAYSGGKLDDVTVVVSLVQTSKC, from the exons ATGGCAGATATCTTCTCCACATTTCTCGATCTCCGCTCCGTTAATTCATTATGTTTCCACGCCCTCTACATCCCCTGTAAGATCTCTCCGAAGTCGTACGGACCCAATCGGATATCTCCCCTCCTCCGACCGCCGACCCAAAGGAGATCCTCCGTTCATCAGATCCTTGCGAAACCCTCACTTCCATCCGACCTCCACCTCATCTCGACCATCG AGCGTCCTGATGGCAGCTTCGTGTTCCGGTTTGGAAACCCGACGGATGAGAAAGCTGGTATTGATGATGTTAAGGTTGAGATAGGCAGTGGAGTCGCGGCTTCTAATGTTGCTGATACTGTCGAGGAAGCGGAGTCGTCTGATGGAACAGTCAAAAAAGATTGTCCGAAGGAAATTGGTGAGGAATCTGCCGATGGAAACTTCGAGATGGAGATGATTGCCACCGGAATTGATGAAAATTTGAAAGAAGAGAACCGTCTGGATTTGGAGAGAATGCAGAGCACACCTTCTTTGACAGAATTCAGTAAAATTCCACAAGAAGAGGAAACTTTGGATCCTAAGAGTGACCATGAAGATGTTCGAAGTAGTGCTGATAGTATGTTGGTGGAAGCACTGAATGAAGATCAATTGGAATTGGTGGAGAAGATTCGAGAGGATCCTGCTGATGAAGCATCGGTGGATGGTAAAGGGAATGTTCTTCTTTCAGATGGTGATGGCAGTAAAATATTGGAAGCTCTAAATGATGACCCATTGGAATTAGCAGAGAAGATTGCAGATGTTACTGAAGCGTCAGTAGCATCTTCGACTGCTGCTGAGCGGGGCCCAGTGGAAAGTGTGAATGATGACATTCTAGAATTATCAGAGAAGATACAAGATGATTCTATGCTATTGGAAGTATCTGCTTCTGTAGAACCTGATCTGGTGGAAGCTGTGAGTATTGATGAATTGAAAATGGCAGAGAAGATTCAAGGTGATATTGGGGTGTTGGAAGTGTCTGCTGCTGCAGAACTTGACTCTGTGGAAACCCTGAATAATGATGTATTGGAATTTCCGGAGAAGATACAGGATGATAATCAGGATTTGGAATTGTCTATTACTGCAGAGCTCAACCTGGTGGAAGCTCAGAGCGATGGTGTGTTGGTATTGCTGGACAAGATGCATGACAATATGGAGACATCGGAAGTATCTACTTCTGCAGAGCTCGATCCTGTAGAAGCCCTGAACAATGATGTGTTGGAATTGCCAGAGAAAATTCTAGGCAGTACTATGGTATTGGAAGTATCTGCTGCTCCAGAGTTCGACGGGGTGGAAGCTCTGAGTGACAATTTAGTGGAATCGCAAGAGAAGCTGCAAGGCCATACTGAGATGCTGGAAGTATCTACTGCTGCAGAATCCAACCCAGTAGAAGCCCTGAATAATGATGTCTTTGAATTGCCAGAGAAGATTCAAGATAATACTGGGGCATTGGAAGCTTCTTCTGCTACAGAGGTCAACCTTGTGAAAGCCCCAAATGATGATATATCGGAAACAGTGGAGAAGGTTGAAGATGGAACTAAAGCTTTGGAAATGTCTGCTGCAGCAGATCCTGGCCCTGTTCGGGATGTAGAATCAGATCATGAATCTGTTGAAAGCTCAATAATG ttaGAGGAGATGAGTTCATCTCATCTTCAGGCAGCACACACTAGAGGGGATGAAAACAATGGGAGTGTACAAGTGGCAGATTCAACACTTACACAGATTCAAGATGTGACCAGTGCTTTTGATCCTAAAGG GGAAACAGAGATATCTCTACCGAGTTCTTTCCTTTCTTCAGGGGTCGCTATATTACCACATCCTTCTAAG GCATTGACAGGTGGGGAGGATGCTTATTTTGTGGCATGTAAGAACTGGTTAGGTGTAGCTGATGGAGTTGGTCAATGGTCACTAGAAG GGATCAATGCAGGATTGTATGCTCAAGAACTGATGGACAATTGTGCAAGGTTAGTAGCAGAATGTCAAGGAGTTCAACGAACTGAACCAGACCAAATCCTCATTCAAAGCGCTGCAGAAGCAAGTTCTCCTGGCTCATCTACAATACTGGTTGCTTATTTTGATGGCCAG GCTCTCCATGTTGCAAATATTGGAGATTCAGGATTCATCATTATAAGAAATAATGAAGTTTTCAAACGATCCTCCCCAATGGTTTATGAGTTCAATTTTCCCGTTCAGATTGAGAAGGGCGGCAACCCCTCGAAATTCATTGAG CGCTATAGGATCGATTTAAATGAAGGTGATGTAATTGTCACTGCAACGGATGGCCTTTTTGACAATCTATACAAGGAAGAAATAGCTTTAATTGTCTCCAGATCAGTGCGAGCTGGACTGAGACCAAAG GAAATAGCAGAGATGATGGCAAGGAGGGCGCATCAGGTAGGGAAGTCACAGTCTGTAAGAAGTCCTTTTGCGGATGCAGCCAAAGCAGCCGGTTACACCGCATATAGTGGCGGCAAGCTGGATGATGTGACCGTTGTTGTTTCTCTTGTTCAAACCTCCAAATGCTAG
- the LOC131232883 gene encoding probable protein phosphatase 2C 62 isoform X4, with amino-acid sequence MADIFSTFLDLRSVNSLCFHALYIPCKISPKSYGPNRISPLLRPPTQRRSSVHQILAKPSLPSDLHLISTIERPDGSFVFRFGNPTDEKAGIDDVKVEIGSGVAASNVADTVEEAESSDGTVKKDCPKEIGEESADGNFEMEMIATGIDENLKEENRLDLERMQSTPSLTEFSKIPQEEETLDPKSDHEDVRSSADSMLVEALNEDQLELVEKIREDPADEASVDGKGNVLLSDGDGSKILEALNDDPLELAEKIADVTEASVASSTAAERGPVESVNDDILELSEKIQDDSMLLEVSASVEPDLVEAVSIDELKMAEKIQGDIGVLEVSAAAELDSVETLNNDVLEFPEKIQDDNQDLELSITAELNLVEAQSDGVLVLLDKMHDNMETSEVSTSAELDPVEALNNDVLELPEKILGSTMVLEVSAAPEFDGVEALSDNLVESQEKLQGHTEMLEVSTAAESNESVESSIMLEEMSSSHLQAAHTRGDENNGSVQVADSTLTQIQDVTSAFDPKGETEISLPSSFLSSGVAILPHPSKALTGGEDAYFVACKNWLGVADGVGQWSLEGINAGLYAQELMDNCARLVAECQGVQRTEPDQILIQSAAEASSPGSSTILVAYFDGQALHVANIGDSGFIIIRNNEVFKRSSPMVYEFNFPVQIEKGGNPSKFIERYRIDLNEGDVIVTATDGLFDNLYKEEIALIVSRSVRAGLRPKEIAEMMARRAHQVGKSQSVRSPFADAAKAAGYTAYSGGKLDDVTVVVSLVQTSKC; translated from the exons ATGGCAGATATCTTCTCCACATTTCTCGATCTCCGCTCCGTTAATTCATTATGTTTCCACGCCCTCTACATCCCCTGTAAGATCTCTCCGAAGTCGTACGGACCCAATCGGATATCTCCCCTCCTCCGACCGCCGACCCAAAGGAGATCCTCCGTTCATCAGATCCTTGCGAAACCCTCACTTCCATCCGACCTCCACCTCATCTCGACCATCG AGCGTCCTGATGGCAGCTTCGTGTTCCGGTTTGGAAACCCGACGGATGAGAAAGCTGGTATTGATGATGTTAAGGTTGAGATAGGCAGTGGAGTCGCGGCTTCTAATGTTGCTGATACTGTCGAGGAAGCGGAGTCGTCTGATGGAACAGTCAAAAAAGATTGTCCGAAGGAAATTGGTGAGGAATCTGCCGATGGAAACTTCGAGATGGAGATGATTGCCACCGGAATTGATGAAAATTTGAAAGAAGAGAACCGTCTGGATTTGGAGAGAATGCAGAGCACACCTTCTTTGACAGAATTCAGTAAAATTCCACAAGAAGAGGAAACTTTGGATCCTAAGAGTGACCATGAAGATGTTCGAAGTAGTGCTGATAGTATGTTGGTGGAAGCACTGAATGAAGATCAATTGGAATTGGTGGAGAAGATTCGAGAGGATCCTGCTGATGAAGCATCGGTGGATGGTAAAGGGAATGTTCTTCTTTCAGATGGTGATGGCAGTAAAATATTGGAAGCTCTAAATGATGACCCATTGGAATTAGCAGAGAAGATTGCAGATGTTACTGAAGCGTCAGTAGCATCTTCGACTGCTGCTGAGCGGGGCCCAGTGGAAAGTGTGAATGATGACATTCTAGAATTATCAGAGAAGATACAAGATGATTCTATGCTATTGGAAGTATCTGCTTCTGTAGAACCTGATCTGGTGGAAGCTGTGAGTATTGATGAATTGAAAATGGCAGAGAAGATTCAAGGTGATATTGGGGTGTTGGAAGTGTCTGCTGCTGCAGAACTTGACTCTGTGGAAACCCTGAATAATGATGTATTGGAATTTCCGGAGAAGATACAGGATGATAATCAGGATTTGGAATTGTCTATTACTGCAGAGCTCAACCTGGTGGAAGCTCAGAGCGATGGTGTGTTGGTATTGCTGGACAAGATGCATGACAATATGGAGACATCGGAAGTATCTACTTCTGCAGAGCTCGATCCTGTAGAAGCCCTGAACAATGATGTGTTGGAATTGCCAGAGAAAATTCTAGGCAGTACTATGGTATTGGAAGTATCTGCTGCTCCAGAGTTCGACGGGGTGGAAGCTCTGAGTGACAATTTAGTGGAATCGCAAGAGAAGCTGCAAGGCCATACTGAGATGCTGGAAGTATCTACTGCTGCAGAATCCAA TGAATCTGTTGAAAGCTCAATAATG ttaGAGGAGATGAGTTCATCTCATCTTCAGGCAGCACACACTAGAGGGGATGAAAACAATGGGAGTGTACAAGTGGCAGATTCAACACTTACACAGATTCAAGATGTGACCAGTGCTTTTGATCCTAAAGG GGAAACAGAGATATCTCTACCGAGTTCTTTCCTTTCTTCAGGGGTCGCTATATTACCACATCCTTCTAAG GCATTGACAGGTGGGGAGGATGCTTATTTTGTGGCATGTAAGAACTGGTTAGGTGTAGCTGATGGAGTTGGTCAATGGTCACTAGAAG GGATCAATGCAGGATTGTATGCTCAAGAACTGATGGACAATTGTGCAAGGTTAGTAGCAGAATGTCAAGGAGTTCAACGAACTGAACCAGACCAAATCCTCATTCAAAGCGCTGCAGAAGCAAGTTCTCCTGGCTCATCTACAATACTGGTTGCTTATTTTGATGGCCAG GCTCTCCATGTTGCAAATATTGGAGATTCAGGATTCATCATTATAAGAAATAATGAAGTTTTCAAACGATCCTCCCCAATGGTTTATGAGTTCAATTTTCCCGTTCAGATTGAGAAGGGCGGCAACCCCTCGAAATTCATTGAG CGCTATAGGATCGATTTAAATGAAGGTGATGTAATTGTCACTGCAACGGATGGCCTTTTTGACAATCTATACAAGGAAGAAATAGCTTTAATTGTCTCCAGATCAGTGCGAGCTGGACTGAGACCAAAG GAAATAGCAGAGATGATGGCAAGGAGGGCGCATCAGGTAGGGAAGTCACAGTCTGTAAGAAGTCCTTTTGCGGATGCAGCCAAAGCAGCCGGTTACACCGCATATAGTGGCGGCAAGCTGGATGATGTGACCGTTGTTGTTTCTCTTGTTCAAACCTCCAAATGCTAG
- the LOC131232883 gene encoding probable protein phosphatase 2C 62 isoform X2, whose translation MADIFSTFLDLRSVNSLCFHALYIPCKISPKSYGPNRISPLLRPPTQRRSSVHQILAKPSLPSDLHLISTIERPDGSFVFRFGNPTDEKAGIDDVKVEIGSGVAASNVADTVEEAESSDGTVKKDCPKEIGEESADGNFEMEMIATGIDENLKEENRLDLERMQSTPSLTEFSKIPQEEETLDPKSDHEDVRSSADSMLVEALNEDQLELVEKIREDPADEASVDGKGNVLLSDGDGSKILEALNDDPLELAEKIADVTEASVASSTAAERGPVESVNDDILELSEKIQDDSMLLEVSASVEPDLVEAVSIDELKMAEKIQGDIGVLEVSAAAELDSVETLNNDVLEFPEKIQDDNQDLELSITAELNLVEAQSDGVLVLLDKMHDNMETSEVSTSAELDPVEALNNDVLELPEKILGSTMVLEVSAAPEFDGVEALSDNLVESQEKLQGHTEMLEVSTAAESNPVEALNNDVFELPEKIQDNTGALEASSATEVNLVKAPNDDISETVEKVEDGTKALEMSAAADPGPVRDVESDHESVESSIMAAHTRGDENNGSVQVADSTLTQIQDVTSAFDPKGETEISLPSSFLSSGVAILPHPSKALTGGEDAYFVACKNWLGVADGVGQWSLEGINAGLYAQELMDNCARLVAECQGVQRTEPDQILIQSAAEASSPGSSTILVAYFDGQALHVANIGDSGFIIIRNNEVFKRSSPMVYEFNFPVQIEKGGNPSKFIERYRIDLNEGDVIVTATDGLFDNLYKEEIALIVSRSVRAGLRPKEIAEMMARRAHQVGKSQSVRSPFADAAKAAGYTAYSGGKLDDVTVVVSLVQTSKC comes from the exons ATGGCAGATATCTTCTCCACATTTCTCGATCTCCGCTCCGTTAATTCATTATGTTTCCACGCCCTCTACATCCCCTGTAAGATCTCTCCGAAGTCGTACGGACCCAATCGGATATCTCCCCTCCTCCGACCGCCGACCCAAAGGAGATCCTCCGTTCATCAGATCCTTGCGAAACCCTCACTTCCATCCGACCTCCACCTCATCTCGACCATCG AGCGTCCTGATGGCAGCTTCGTGTTCCGGTTTGGAAACCCGACGGATGAGAAAGCTGGTATTGATGATGTTAAGGTTGAGATAGGCAGTGGAGTCGCGGCTTCTAATGTTGCTGATACTGTCGAGGAAGCGGAGTCGTCTGATGGAACAGTCAAAAAAGATTGTCCGAAGGAAATTGGTGAGGAATCTGCCGATGGAAACTTCGAGATGGAGATGATTGCCACCGGAATTGATGAAAATTTGAAAGAAGAGAACCGTCTGGATTTGGAGAGAATGCAGAGCACACCTTCTTTGACAGAATTCAGTAAAATTCCACAAGAAGAGGAAACTTTGGATCCTAAGAGTGACCATGAAGATGTTCGAAGTAGTGCTGATAGTATGTTGGTGGAAGCACTGAATGAAGATCAATTGGAATTGGTGGAGAAGATTCGAGAGGATCCTGCTGATGAAGCATCGGTGGATGGTAAAGGGAATGTTCTTCTTTCAGATGGTGATGGCAGTAAAATATTGGAAGCTCTAAATGATGACCCATTGGAATTAGCAGAGAAGATTGCAGATGTTACTGAAGCGTCAGTAGCATCTTCGACTGCTGCTGAGCGGGGCCCAGTGGAAAGTGTGAATGATGACATTCTAGAATTATCAGAGAAGATACAAGATGATTCTATGCTATTGGAAGTATCTGCTTCTGTAGAACCTGATCTGGTGGAAGCTGTGAGTATTGATGAATTGAAAATGGCAGAGAAGATTCAAGGTGATATTGGGGTGTTGGAAGTGTCTGCTGCTGCAGAACTTGACTCTGTGGAAACCCTGAATAATGATGTATTGGAATTTCCGGAGAAGATACAGGATGATAATCAGGATTTGGAATTGTCTATTACTGCAGAGCTCAACCTGGTGGAAGCTCAGAGCGATGGTGTGTTGGTATTGCTGGACAAGATGCATGACAATATGGAGACATCGGAAGTATCTACTTCTGCAGAGCTCGATCCTGTAGAAGCCCTGAACAATGATGTGTTGGAATTGCCAGAGAAAATTCTAGGCAGTACTATGGTATTGGAAGTATCTGCTGCTCCAGAGTTCGACGGGGTGGAAGCTCTGAGTGACAATTTAGTGGAATCGCAAGAGAAGCTGCAAGGCCATACTGAGATGCTGGAAGTATCTACTGCTGCAGAATCCAACCCAGTAGAAGCCCTGAATAATGATGTCTTTGAATTGCCAGAGAAGATTCAAGATAATACTGGGGCATTGGAAGCTTCTTCTGCTACAGAGGTCAACCTTGTGAAAGCCCCAAATGATGATATATCGGAAACAGTGGAGAAGGTTGAAGATGGAACTAAAGCTTTGGAAATGTCTGCTGCAGCAGATCCTGGCCCTGTTCGGGATGTAGAATCAGATCATGAATCTGTTGAAAGCTCAATAATG GCAGCACACACTAGAGGGGATGAAAACAATGGGAGTGTACAAGTGGCAGATTCAACACTTACACAGATTCAAGATGTGACCAGTGCTTTTGATCCTAAAGG GGAAACAGAGATATCTCTACCGAGTTCTTTCCTTTCTTCAGGGGTCGCTATATTACCACATCCTTCTAAG GCATTGACAGGTGGGGAGGATGCTTATTTTGTGGCATGTAAGAACTGGTTAGGTGTAGCTGATGGAGTTGGTCAATGGTCACTAGAAG GGATCAATGCAGGATTGTATGCTCAAGAACTGATGGACAATTGTGCAAGGTTAGTAGCAGAATGTCAAGGAGTTCAACGAACTGAACCAGACCAAATCCTCATTCAAAGCGCTGCAGAAGCAAGTTCTCCTGGCTCATCTACAATACTGGTTGCTTATTTTGATGGCCAG GCTCTCCATGTTGCAAATATTGGAGATTCAGGATTCATCATTATAAGAAATAATGAAGTTTTCAAACGATCCTCCCCAATGGTTTATGAGTTCAATTTTCCCGTTCAGATTGAGAAGGGCGGCAACCCCTCGAAATTCATTGAG CGCTATAGGATCGATTTAAATGAAGGTGATGTAATTGTCACTGCAACGGATGGCCTTTTTGACAATCTATACAAGGAAGAAATAGCTTTAATTGTCTCCAGATCAGTGCGAGCTGGACTGAGACCAAAG GAAATAGCAGAGATGATGGCAAGGAGGGCGCATCAGGTAGGGAAGTCACAGTCTGTAAGAAGTCCTTTTGCGGATGCAGCCAAAGCAGCCGGTTACACCGCATATAGTGGCGGCAAGCTGGATGATGTGACCGTTGTTGTTTCTCTTGTTCAAACCTCCAAATGCTAG